The Glycine soja cultivar W05 chromosome 8, ASM419377v2, whole genome shotgun sequence genome has a window encoding:
- the LOC114424436 gene encoding protein PHYTOCHROME KINASE SUBSTRATE 1-like — MVNTISSTTNSNFYHQLHTFNYDDSNNNHLYDATFSPYLNGNNEGTTIVGRLGEPSQKLNPLKSPLQKLEKKEENGEIGVFGAEKYFNVEVETPRSTTSSIATPKYLHRQRDEPMAIIATRKHGLPYGTPSIRSESTTCNSQSALLQSGMMMRNSLRNKKDNNKKGHQAKSVLAGLSFKCSCSDKDSVDAGEISFSKPATYGAVHDKKTRRKLVDIAALDASHSIKISKPNAELLKINNVYFQTQEGTFGNRQKSSLAFSPLSSASGNQNHILVTKMQQQQLDEVVEAEKPRNSIEVFGSPTILKNKLKSLSFDRTTTRFAMASSRDGTPRLLLEEIDHSNYINDAASDASSDLFEIESIKSKTNPFLARQTSDAAASSCVSPTNGYAPSEASIEWSVATASAAVMSDCEEQMSEVTIRSPIRTTTKTTFANGKAKSTTKEVQRIRRPSMLLGCKNHKSVRVAGDAYITYENPSSTPKLRSRTNSSSQVARFPSETKLGNFGAKHGQHHHHAYATPSPLQHSHSPHASKLLYI; from the coding sequence ATGGTTAATACCATATCATCCACAACCAACAGCAACTTCTATCATCAGTTGCATACTTTCAACTATGATGACAGCAACAATAATCACCTCTATGATGCCACTTTCTCTCCATATTTGAATGGCAACAATGAAGGGACCACTATTGTAGGAAGGCTTGGTGAACCAAGCCAAAAGCTTAACCCTTTGAAGTCCCCTCTTCAAAAgctagaaaagaaagaagaaaatggagaaaTAGGAGTGTTTGGTGCTGAAAAATACTTCAATGTGGAAGTTGAGACCCCAAGATCTACCACCAGCAGCATAGCCACTCCAAAGTACCTGCACCGCCAGAGAGATGAACCAATGGCTATAATAGCAACTAGAAAGCACGGACTTCCTTATGGAACTCCAAGCATTCGATCTGAATCAACAACTTGCAACAGCCAAAGTGCACTACTTCAAAGTGGAATGATGATGAGGAATTCTTTAAGAAACAAAAAGGACAACAACAAGAAGGGTCATCAAGCCAAGAGTGTGCTAGCTGGCCTTAGCTTCAAATGCTCTTGTTCTGACAAGGATTCTGTTGATGCAGGTGAAATCAGTTTCAGCAAACCTGCCACTTATGGTGCAGTTCATGACAAAAAAACTAGAAGAAAGCTTGTGGATATTGCTGCTCTTGATGCTAGccattcaatcaaaataagCAAGCCTAATGCAGAACTCTTGAAAATCAACAATGTTTACTTCCAAACGCAAGAGGGTACTTTTGGGAATAGGCAAAAAAGCAGCTTGGCATTCTCACCCTTGAGTTCTGCCTCAGGAAACCAAAACCATATTCTTGTCACCAaaatgcaacaacaacaactagaTGAAGTAGTAGAAGCTGAGAAGCCAAGAAACTCAATAGAGGTGTTTGGCTCCCCAACAATACTGAAAAACAAGCTCAAGTCATTGAGCTTTGATAGAACCACAACAAGGTTTGCAATGGCCTCATCAAGAGATGGCACTCCTAGACTATTATTGGAGGAAATTGATCACTCAAACTACATCAATGATGCTGCTAGTGATGCAAGTTCAGACTTGTTTGAGATTGAGAGCATAAAGAGCAAAACCAACCCTTTTCTTGCAAGGCAAACATCAGATGCTGCTGCTTCAAGCTGTGTGAGCCCCACAAATGGCTACGCACCAAGTGAGGCTAGCATAGAGTGGAGTGTGGCCACTGCCAGTGCTGCAGTTATGTCAGACTGTGAAGAACAGATGTCTGAGGTAACCATAAGAAGTCCAATAAGAACAACAACTAAAACAACATTTGCTAATGGAAAAGCAAAATCTACCACCAAAGAAGTTCAGAGAATTAGGCGCCCTAGCATGTTGTTGGGTTGCAAGAACCACAAATCTGTTAGAGTTGCTGGTGATGCTTATATAACATATGAGAATCCAAGTTCTACACCAAAACTTAGGAGCAGAACTAATAGTTCCTCTCAAGTGGCAAGGTTTCCTTCAGAGACAAAACTGGGAAATTTTGGTGCAAAACATggacaacatcatcatcatgctTATGCCACACCATCACCACTGCAGCACTCTCACTCACCACATGCCTCAAAACTACTTTACATTTAG